The following are from one region of the Hymenobacter sp. YIM 151858-1 genome:
- the atpB gene encoding F0F1 ATP synthase subunit A, whose amino-acid sequence MKRFLLLFFWILTLPVFAQEHHGDVPSTSATQVEATEEGEFKPGEMILHHIADAHEWHFATIGHTHVTLPLPIIAFQPGKGLSVFSSSKLAHGETYNGLKLEHEHLVAEDGSKVYDFSITKNVASLLLSALLLIVVFFSVAGGYKKNHGRAPRGIQSFFEPIIAFIRDDIAKTNIGPKYERYLPYLLTLFFFIWFNNLMGLMPGAANLTGNISITFLLALLTLLITVFSGNKNYWGHIFATPGVPTWLLPIMIPVELIGIITKPFSLMVRLFANITAGHIIVLSFISLIFIFKSVAVSPLGVGFALFINVLEMLVAILQAYLFTLLSAMYIGGAVEEHHHDADLQIGGEDMSKPAAHH is encoded by the coding sequence ATGAAGCGGTTTCTGCTCCTTTTCTTCTGGATTCTGACGTTGCCGGTTTTTGCGCAGGAGCATCACGGCGATGTGCCATCCACCTCGGCCACGCAGGTGGAAGCCACCGAAGAAGGCGAGTTTAAGCCGGGTGAGATGATTCTGCATCACATTGCTGATGCGCACGAATGGCACTTCGCCACGATTGGCCACACGCATGTTACCCTGCCGCTGCCAATAATTGCTTTTCAACCCGGTAAAGGCCTGTCGGTATTCTCCTCCAGCAAACTAGCTCACGGCGAAACGTACAATGGCCTGAAGCTTGAGCACGAGCACCTTGTGGCCGAAGACGGTAGCAAGGTCTACGACTTCTCGATCACCAAAAACGTGGCCTCGCTGCTGTTGAGCGCCCTGCTGCTGATCGTTGTTTTCTTCTCGGTAGCCGGTGGCTATAAGAAGAACCACGGCCGTGCCCCGCGTGGTATTCAATCGTTCTTCGAGCCTATTATCGCCTTCATCCGCGATGATATTGCCAAAACCAACATTGGCCCCAAGTACGAGCGTTACCTGCCGTACCTGCTCACGCTGTTCTTCTTTATCTGGTTCAACAACCTGATGGGTCTGATGCCCGGCGCTGCCAACCTCACCGGCAACATTAGCATCACCTTCCTGCTTGCTCTGCTGACCCTGCTAATCACTGTATTTAGCGGCAATAAGAACTACTGGGGTCACATTTTTGCCACTCCCGGCGTGCCTACTTGGCTGCTGCCCATCATGATTCCGGTAGAACTGATTGGTATCATTACCAAGCCGTTCTCGCTGATGGTGCGTTTGTTCGCCAACATCACGGCAGGTCACATCATCGTGCTGAGCTTTATCTCGCTCATCTTCATCTTCAAGAGCGTAGCTGTTTCGCCCCTAGGTGTTGGCTTTGCCTTGTTCATCAACGTGCTGGAAATGCTGGTGGCCATTCTGCAGGCCTACCTGTTTACCCTGCTCTCGGCCATGTATATCGGCGGTGCGGTAGAGGAGCACCACCACGATGCAGATCTGCAGATCGGCGGCGAAGACATGAGCAAGCCGGCTGCACATCACTAA
- the atpE gene encoding ATP synthase F0 subunit C, with product MLLTLLLQVVNAVGLAVMGAGLGAGLAILGAGLGIGRIGGSAMEAIGRQPEASGRIQTAMIIAAALIEGATLFAVVVCLLVALRLQ from the coding sequence ATGCTGCTCACTCTGTTGCTGCAGGTCGTTAATGCTGTTGGTCTGGCCGTTATGGGTGCCGGCCTGGGTGCTGGTCTGGCTATCCTCGGTGCTGGTCTCGGCATTGGTCGCATCGGCGGCAGCGCCATGGAAGCCATCGGCCGTCAGCCGGAAGCTTCGGGCCGTATCCAAACGGCGATGATCATCGCGGCTGCTCTTATCGAGGGCGCCACCCTGTTCGCCGTCGTAGTCTGCCTGCTGGTAGCTCTGCGTCTGCAATAA
- a CDS encoding F0F1 ATP synthase subunit B: MNLITPDLGLLFWQFVVFLLLVFLLAKFAWKPILAGLREREESIENALRQADQAKLEMQQLKAGNEKLLAEARQERDRILKEAATISEQLIEQAKQKATDEGARMIMQAREAIQNEKQAALAEVKNTAAQLSIDIAERILRRELTDSTAQKQLVTDYLQEVKLN; the protein is encoded by the coding sequence ATGAATCTGATTACCCCCGATTTGGGTCTGCTGTTCTGGCAGTTTGTCGTTTTCCTGCTGCTGGTATTCTTGCTGGCGAAGTTTGCGTGGAAGCCCATTCTGGCTGGTCTCCGCGAGCGGGAAGAATCCATCGAAAACGCCCTGCGTCAAGCCGATCAGGCCAAGCTGGAAATGCAGCAGCTGAAAGCTGGCAATGAAAAGTTGCTGGCCGAAGCTCGTCAGGAGCGCGACCGTATTCTGAAAGAGGCTGCCACCATCAGCGAACAACTGATTGAGCAAGCCAAGCAGAAAGCGACCGACGAAGGCGCCCGCATGATTATGCAGGCCCGCGAAGCTATCCAGAACGAAAAGCAAGCTGCTCTGGCCGAAGTGAAAAACACGGCTGCTCAGCTTTCTATCGACATCGCCGAGCGCATCCTACGCCGCGAGCTGACGGATTCCACTGCGCAAAAGCAACTGGTAACCGATTACCTGCAAGAGGTAAAACTGAACTAA
- the atpH gene encoding ATP synthase F1 subunit delta — MSELRVAARYAKSLLDLAQEQGTLDTVKQDIELFANTLEGSRDLRLLLRNPIVQHDKKLAILRRLFDGKVSDLTMRFFTIITQKNRENALEFIGPEFLNQYNALRGIQTATVTTATPLTPELRAQVERLVVGQTGGQVMLQEQVDPSLIGGFVLRIGDRQIDDSVRTRLNRLRTTFKENPYQAQL, encoded by the coding sequence ATGTCTGAACTACGAGTCGCCGCCCGCTACGCCAAGTCTTTGCTGGATTTGGCGCAAGAGCAGGGTACGCTGGATACGGTAAAGCAGGACATCGAGCTGTTCGCCAACACGTTGGAGGGCAGCCGCGACCTGCGCCTGCTGCTGCGCAATCCTATTGTGCAGCACGACAAGAAGCTGGCCATCCTGCGGCGGCTGTTTGACGGCAAGGTGTCGGACCTCACGATGCGGTTCTTCACCATTATCACGCAGAAAAACCGCGAAAACGCGCTGGAGTTTATTGGGCCGGAGTTCCTGAACCAGTACAACGCGCTTCGTGGTATCCAAACGGCTACGGTGACGACGGCTACGCCGCTCACGCCTGAACTCCGCGCGCAAGTGGAGCGTTTGGTGGTCGGTCAGACGGGAGGCCAGGTTATGCTGCAGGAGCAAGTAGATCCATCATTAATCGGTGGGTTTGTTCTGCGCATCGGCGACCGACAGATCGACGATTCGGTACGCACGCGCCTCAACCGCCTGCGCACCACTTTCAAAGAGAACCCCTACCAAGCCCAACTATAA
- the atpA gene encoding F0F1 ATP synthase subunit alpha, with protein sequence MAEVRPDEVSAILREQLSNFKSEAELEEVGTVLQVGDGVARIYGLSKAQSGELVEFENGLQALVLNLEEDNVGAVMLGDYSEVREGATVRRTNKIASIKVGEGIVGRVVNTLGQPIDGRGPIAGELYDMPLERKAPGVIFRQPVNEPLQTGIKAIDAMIPIGRGQRELIIGDRQTGKSTVALDAILNQREFFERGEPVFCIYVAIGQKASTVAQIVNSLQRGGAMDYTVVVSASAADPAPMQFFAPFTGAAIGEFFRDTGRPALVVYDDLSKQAVAYREVSLLLRRPPGREAYPGDVFYLHSRLLERAAKINASDDIARNMNDLPDSLRGLVKGGGSLTALPIIETQAGDVSAYIPTNVISITDGQIFLETNLFNSGIRPAINVGISVSRVGGSAQIKSMKKVAGTLKLDQAQFRELEAFAKFGSDLDASTKLTIERGRRNLEILKQPQFSPVKVEDQVAIIYAATNGLLDAIPVNRVREFEKEFTQVMNTRHADVLAGLKAGKLDDNITGTIRQVIKDLSASYK encoded by the coding sequence ATGGCAGAAGTACGTCCGGATGAAGTATCCGCCATTCTGCGGGAGCAGTTGTCCAATTTCAAGTCCGAAGCCGAACTCGAAGAAGTCGGTACGGTGCTGCAGGTTGGCGACGGGGTAGCCCGCATTTACGGCCTCTCGAAGGCTCAGTCAGGCGAACTGGTTGAGTTCGAGAACGGCCTGCAGGCACTGGTTCTGAACCTCGAGGAAGACAACGTAGGTGCCGTAATGCTCGGCGACTACAGCGAAGTACGCGAGGGTGCTACCGTGCGCCGCACCAATAAAATTGCTTCGATCAAAGTAGGCGAAGGCATCGTGGGCCGCGTGGTAAACACGCTGGGCCAACCCATCGACGGCCGTGGCCCCATTGCTGGCGAGCTGTACGACATGCCGCTGGAGCGCAAGGCTCCGGGCGTAATTTTCCGTCAGCCGGTAAACGAGCCCCTGCAAACCGGTATCAAGGCTATCGACGCCATGATCCCGATTGGCCGTGGCCAGCGCGAGTTGATCATCGGCGACCGTCAGACGGGTAAGTCGACGGTTGCGCTTGATGCCATCCTGAACCAGCGCGAGTTCTTCGAGCGCGGCGAACCGGTTTTCTGTATCTACGTTGCCATCGGCCAGAAGGCCTCGACGGTAGCCCAGATCGTGAACTCGCTGCAGCGCGGTGGTGCCATGGACTACACGGTGGTGGTTTCGGCATCAGCTGCTGACCCCGCGCCGATGCAGTTTTTTGCTCCGTTCACGGGTGCCGCTATCGGCGAATTCTTCCGCGACACGGGCCGCCCGGCGCTGGTTGTGTACGACGACTTGTCGAAGCAAGCGGTGGCTTACCGCGAGGTATCGCTGCTGCTGCGCCGCCCGCCCGGCCGCGAGGCTTACCCCGGCGACGTATTCTACCTGCACAGCCGCCTGCTCGAGCGTGCCGCGAAGATCAACGCTTCGGATGACATCGCCCGCAACATGAACGACCTGCCCGACAGCCTGCGTGGTCTTGTTAAGGGCGGTGGTTCACTGACGGCGCTGCCCATCATCGAGACGCAAGCTGGCGACGTATCGGCTTACATCCCGACGAACGTAATTTCGATTACCGACGGTCAGATCTTCCTCGAAACCAACCTCTTCAACTCGGGTATCCGTCCGGCTATCAACGTAGGTATCTCGGTATCGCGCGTGGGTGGCTCGGCTCAGATCAAATCGATGAAGAAAGTGGCTGGTACGCTGAAGCTCGACCAAGCCCAGTTCCGCGAGCTGGAGGCTTTCGCCAAGTTCGGTTCGGACCTCGACGCTTCGACCAAGCTTACCATTGAGCGTGGCCGTCGTAACCTCGAAATCCTGAAGCAGCCGCAATTCTCGCCGGTGAAAGTTGAAGACCAGGTAGCCATCATTTATGCTGCTACCAACGGCCTGCTCGACGCCATCCCGGTAAACCGCGTGCGCGAGTTTGAGAAGGAGTTCACGCAAGTGATGAACACCCGTCATGCCGACGTGCTGGCTGGCCTGAAGGCCGGTAAGCTCGACGACAACATCACGGGCACCATCCGTCAGGTTATCAAAGACCTGTCGGCTTCTTACAAGTAG
- the atpG gene encoding ATP synthase F1 subunit gamma, whose product MASLKEVRGRIQSVSSTQQITKAMKMVAAAKLRRAQDNIMRMRPYAQRLNSILANLSQGNAEDNVTGEYGAVRDVRRVLIIAVTSDRGLAGAFNSNIFKATNALIQERYADLAAAGNVRVMAIGRKAHDYFGRRGLLVGNHTNVFTNLSFDTVRVAAEEAMEAFRAGQYDQVLLVYNEFKNVATQIIRTEQLLPILPPEAPATAAATSNLDYIFEPSKEEIVLTLIPTSLKIQLYKAVLESNASEHGARMTAMDKATENAGELLKSLKLTYNRGRQAAITNEILEIVGGAEALAASR is encoded by the coding sequence ATGGCAAGCTTAAAAGAAGTCCGTGGCCGCATTCAGTCGGTAAGCTCGACGCAGCAAATCACCAAAGCCATGAAAATGGTGGCGGCAGCAAAGCTGCGCCGCGCGCAGGACAACATCATGCGCATGCGCCCCTACGCGCAACGCCTGAACAGCATCCTGGCCAATCTGTCGCAAGGCAATGCGGAGGACAATGTGACCGGTGAATACGGCGCAGTGCGCGACGTGCGCCGCGTGCTCATCATCGCTGTTACCTCGGATCGTGGCTTGGCTGGTGCTTTCAACAGCAACATCTTCAAGGCTACGAATGCCCTGATTCAGGAGCGCTACGCCGACCTGGCCGCTGCCGGCAATGTGCGCGTTATGGCCATTGGCCGCAAAGCCCACGATTACTTTGGTCGCCGCGGCCTGCTGGTGGGCAACCACACCAACGTGTTCACGAACCTCTCGTTCGACACGGTGCGCGTGGCTGCTGAGGAAGCCATGGAAGCCTTCCGCGCCGGGCAGTACGACCAGGTATTGCTGGTGTACAACGAGTTTAAGAACGTGGCTACGCAGATCATCCGTACGGAGCAGCTGCTGCCCATTCTGCCGCCCGAAGCACCGGCCACCGCTGCTGCAACCTCCAACCTGGACTACATTTTTGAGCCCAGCAAAGAGGAAATCGTGCTGACGCTGATTCCGACGTCGCTGAAAATTCAGCTGTACAAAGCGGTGCTGGAAAGCAACGCTTCGGAGCACGGCGCCCGCATGACGGCGATGGACAAAGCCACCGAAAACGCCGGTGAACTGCTGAAGTCGCTGAAACTGACGTACAACCGGGGCCGCCAGGCTGCCATCACGAACGAGATTCTCGAAATCGTGGGTGGTGCCGAAGCCTTGGCCGCCAGCCGCTAA
- a CDS encoding HAD family hydrolase: MPLRASEYALIFDMDGVLIDNTRYQAKAFQLLFRELGLQTNALALLKRLNGMPATNILKTVYRNPVPEKELKTYADRREFLYRVLYWEKRQEIKGLTEFLQAAKAAGFKIALGTGSAPETIGYIIDHLNLRRFFDVVVGKADVERGKPHADTFSECARQLGIAPERCVVFEDAVLGEQAAYKAKMRCICVSSALRPEQFQAPMHVMKDFTQLTPERVLELLEQNPATPKPSKTVSQRDYAKL; the protein is encoded by the coding sequence ATGCCCCTCCGTGCCTCCGAATACGCCCTTATCTTCGATATGGATGGCGTGCTCATCGACAATACCCGCTATCAGGCCAAGGCCTTTCAGCTGCTTTTCCGGGAGCTGGGCCTGCAAACCAACGCCCTTGCACTGCTGAAGCGCCTGAACGGCATGCCCGCTACCAACATCCTCAAAACCGTGTACCGCAACCCGGTGCCCGAAAAGGAGCTCAAGACCTACGCCGACCGCCGCGAGTTTTTGTACCGCGTGCTGTATTGGGAAAAGCGCCAGGAAATCAAGGGCCTCACGGAGTTTCTGCAGGCAGCAAAAGCGGCCGGATTTAAAATCGCCCTAGGTACCGGCTCGGCCCCCGAAACCATCGGCTACATCATCGACCACCTCAACCTGCGCCGCTTCTTCGATGTGGTGGTGGGCAAGGCCGATGTGGAGCGCGGCAAGCCCCACGCCGATACCTTCAGCGAGTGTGCCCGGCAACTGGGAATTGCACCCGAGCGCTGCGTGGTGTTCGAAGATGCCGTCCTGGGTGAGCAGGCCGCATACAAAGCCAAGATGCGCTGCATCTGCGTGAGCAGCGCCCTGCGGCCCGAGCAGTTTCAGGCCCCAATGCACGTCATGAAAGACTTTACGCAGCTTACCCCCGAACGTGTGCTGGAACTACTCGAGCAAAACCCCGCTACCCCAAAGCCCAGTAAAACCGTGTCCCAGCGCGACTACGCCAAACTTTGA
- the pafA gene encoding alkaline phosphatase PafA, whose amino-acid sequence MRNTLLTGLLATAALLGGAAQASAQKTKALPRPKLVVGIVVDQMRYDYLYRYWSKYGNDGFKRLLGEGFSYENTHYNYVPTYTGPGHASIYTGTTPSVHGIVGNNWFVREAGKGTYVTDDKSVQSVGSTSAAGQQSPRNMLTTTITDELRLASNFQSKVIGVCIKDRGSVLPAGHAASAAYWFDNSNGAFITSTFYAQQLPEWVQQFNQRKLAEQYLSKPWETLLPIGEYTESTADDVPWENTFRGEEKPVFPHNLPTLSGVAPADVRKTMLAAGEKVPSTNLDLIRTTPFGNTLTLDFALEAMRAEQLGQRGQTDFLALSFSSTDYVGHHFGANAIETEDTYLRLDRDIARLLAYLDKNVGKGQSLVFLSADHGAAHSTEFLRSQRLPGNGVGVGLMRDSLQRELVRRFGPGQWVLSYENQQVYLNRPLLAQKKLDLYQMQQEVAGIMTQFAGVTRAIAATDLEKSHWESGMLMYLENGYSPKRSGDVMVVLAPGWLEAYGYPVMKGTTHGSSGAYDTHVPLLFWGWRVPHGESAHPARITDIAPTVARFLHIQEPSGCTGQPLQEVLSKKK is encoded by the coding sequence ATGCGAAATACCCTCTTAACCGGATTGTTGGCCACGGCCGCCCTGCTGGGTGGCGCTGCCCAGGCCAGTGCGCAAAAAACCAAAGCCCTGCCCAGGCCCAAGCTGGTGGTGGGTATTGTGGTAGACCAGATGCGCTACGACTACCTGTACCGCTACTGGAGCAAGTACGGCAACGACGGCTTTAAGCGCCTACTGGGCGAGGGCTTCAGCTACGAGAACACCCACTACAACTACGTGCCCACCTACACCGGGCCCGGCCACGCCAGCATTTACACTGGCACCACGCCCTCGGTGCACGGCATTGTTGGCAACAACTGGTTTGTGCGCGAGGCCGGCAAAGGCACGTACGTGACCGACGATAAGAGCGTGCAGTCGGTGGGCAGCACGTCGGCGGCAGGGCAACAGTCGCCGCGCAACATGCTGACCACCACCATTACTGACGAGCTGCGCCTGGCCAGCAACTTTCAGAGCAAGGTAATCGGCGTGTGCATCAAGGACCGCGGCTCAGTGCTGCCGGCCGGGCACGCCGCCAGCGCGGCCTATTGGTTCGATAACAGCAACGGCGCCTTCATCACCAGTACTTTTTATGCCCAGCAGCTGCCCGAATGGGTGCAGCAGTTCAACCAGCGCAAGCTGGCGGAGCAGTACCTGAGCAAGCCCTGGGAAACGCTGCTGCCCATTGGCGAATACACCGAAAGCACCGCCGACGATGTGCCGTGGGAAAACACGTTCCGGGGCGAAGAGAAGCCCGTGTTTCCGCATAACCTGCCTACTCTAAGCGGCGTGGCCCCGGCCGACGTACGCAAAACCATGCTGGCAGCCGGCGAAAAAGTACCCAGCACCAACCTCGATCTGATTCGGACGACACCGTTTGGCAATACCCTCACGCTCGACTTTGCGCTGGAGGCCATGCGGGCTGAGCAGCTGGGCCAGCGCGGGCAAACCGACTTCCTGGCCCTAAGCTTTTCCTCGACCGACTACGTGGGCCACCATTTCGGGGCCAACGCCATCGAAACCGAGGACACGTACCTGCGCCTCGACCGCGACATTGCGCGCCTGCTCGCGTACCTCGACAAAAACGTGGGCAAAGGCCAATCGTTGGTGTTTCTGTCGGCCGACCACGGCGCCGCGCACTCCACGGAGTTTTTGCGTAGCCAGCGCCTGCCCGGCAACGGCGTGGGCGTGGGCCTGATGCGCGACTCGCTGCAGCGCGAGCTGGTGCGCCGCTTCGGCCCGGGCCAGTGGGTGCTGAGCTACGAAAATCAGCAGGTGTACCTCAACCGCCCGCTGCTGGCCCAGAAGAAGCTGGACCTGTACCAGATGCAGCAGGAAGTGGCCGGCATCATGACGCAGTTTGCCGGCGTTACGCGGGCCATTGCCGCCACCGATCTGGAAAAATCGCACTGGGAAAGCGGCATGCTGATGTACCTCGAAAACGGCTATTCCCCGAAGCGCAGCGGCGACGTGATGGTGGTGCTGGCGCCGGGCTGGCTCGAGGCCTACGGCTACCCCGTAATGAAAGGCACCACGCACGGCTCGTCGGGCGCATACGATACGCACGTACCTTTGCTGTTCTGGGGGTGGCGCGTACCGCACGGCGAATCGGCCCACCCGGCGCGTATTACCGATATTGCACCCACCGTGGCGCGCTTCCTGCACATACAGGAGCCGAGCGGCTGCACCGGCCAGCCTTTGCAAGAGGTGCTCAGCAAGAAGAAATAA
- a CDS encoding inorganic diphosphatase codes for MAHAHSTTHFNPWHDVNYGSKAPQTVNAIIEIPKGSKGKYELDKDSGLLKLDRVLFSAVHYPAAYGFIPQTYCDDKDPLDVLVLCSVDVVPMCLIEAKVIGVMQMIDNNEEDDKIIAVAANDVSMNHYNDISELPPHTLLEMRRFFEDYKALENKQVVVEKFMGREEAYKIVQDSLRLYDETFRHKNHQHQLSML; via the coding sequence ATGGCTCACGCTCATTCCACTACGCATTTCAACCCCTGGCACGACGTTAACTACGGCTCCAAGGCTCCGCAAACGGTAAACGCCATCATCGAAATTCCGAAGGGTTCGAAGGGTAAGTACGAGCTCGACAAAGACAGCGGCCTGCTGAAGCTCGACCGCGTGCTGTTCTCGGCGGTGCATTACCCGGCTGCTTACGGCTTTATTCCGCAAACCTACTGCGACGACAAAGACCCGCTCGACGTGCTGGTGCTGTGCTCAGTTGACGTGGTGCCGATGTGCCTGATCGAGGCCAAGGTGATTGGCGTGATGCAGATGATCGACAACAACGAGGAGGACGACAAAATCATTGCCGTAGCGGCCAACGACGTGTCGATGAACCACTACAACGACATTTCGGAGCTGCCCCCGCACACGCTGCTCGAAATGCGCCGCTTTTTTGAGGACTACAAGGCCCTCGAAAACAAGCAGGTGGTGGTAGAGAAGTTCATGGGCCGCGAAGAAGCCTACAAGATTGTGCAGGACAGCCTGCGCCTCTACGACGAAACCTTCCGCCACAAAAACCACCAGCATCAGCTCTCGATGCTGTAG
- a CDS encoding DUF6766 family protein, producing MTPQIVASPPPAPSLKRFLYENSLSLTITVLIVLTLIGQTLTGWHEYNEELKDLRLNALPLGQYITSGHWLEATFENWESEFLQMALYVVLTVNLRQKGSAESKKIDEEEEVDREPDPNKSDAPWPVKRGGWWLALYRRSLSIAFLVLFLASMFLHALGGAEVYNIEQQAHGKQTVSVWGYMATGRFWFESLQNWQSEFMSIVAIVVLSIWLRQHGSPESKPVDAAHNETGK from the coding sequence ATGACACCCCAAATAGTAGCCTCGCCGCCACCGGCCCCGTCGCTGAAGCGGTTTCTGTACGAGAATAGTCTTTCCCTCACCATCACGGTACTGATTGTACTGACTTTGATTGGCCAGACGCTGACCGGCTGGCACGAGTACAACGAAGAGCTGAAAGACCTGCGCCTGAACGCCCTTCCGCTGGGGCAGTACATTACCTCGGGCCACTGGCTGGAGGCCACGTTTGAGAACTGGGAAAGTGAGTTTTTGCAGATGGCCCTGTACGTGGTGCTCACCGTAAACCTGCGTCAGAAAGGCTCGGCCGAATCGAAAAAGATTGACGAGGAAGAGGAAGTAGACCGGGAGCCCGACCCTAACAAATCCGATGCGCCCTGGCCCGTGAAGCGCGGCGGCTGGTGGCTGGCCTTGTACCGCCGCTCGCTAAGCATTGCGTTTTTGGTGTTGTTTCTGGCTTCGATGTTTTTGCACGCCCTAGGTGGCGCCGAGGTATACAACATCGAGCAGCAGGCCCACGGCAAGCAAACCGTGAGCGTGTGGGGCTACATGGCCACCGGGCGCTTCTGGTTCGAGTCGCTGCAGAACTGGCAAAGCGAGTTTATGAGCATCGTGGCCATCGTGGTGCTGTCGATATGGCTGCGCCAGCATGGCTCGCCTGAGTCGAAGCCCGTGGACGCTGCCCACAACGAAACCGGTAAATAG
- a CDS encoding UbiA family prenyltransferase produces the protein MPQPATSSSSSALGHRRPRLWALADAVLYGNGLLAAAAAALVVASARYWQRPLPPSVPALVFAATLFVYNLNGARRHNPRLPPNVPAQRRWIVQHRPLLLGVVLGSAAAVLALYLFSPFTERLTWFLAHLALLSLAYSWPVLPGRNGGRRRGLRDIPGLKTLLIGYVWSAVTVWLPALCLGQPVGTLPVWLLFVRRFFFILAIALVFDLRDVSRDRRAGTATLPVLLGYERGRYVALGCVMTSAALALPGLPLAGQLVLAVPTLLTALVVWFAEEARSDYYFALLADGLLLVQAAALLLAATWAGT, from the coding sequence ATGCCCCAACCCGCCACTTCATCCTCGTCGTCAGCCCTGGGGCACCGGCGGCCCCGGCTTTGGGCCCTGGCCGATGCGGTGCTGTACGGCAACGGCTTGCTGGCGGCGGCGGCGGCGGCGCTGGTGGTGGCGTCGGCGCGGTACTGGCAGCGGCCGTTGCCGCCCTCGGTGCCGGCGTTGGTGTTTGCGGCTACGCTGTTCGTGTACAACCTCAACGGGGCCCGGCGGCACAACCCGCGCTTGCCGCCCAACGTGCCCGCCCAGCGCCGCTGGATTGTGCAGCATCGCCCGTTGCTGCTGGGGGTGGTGCTGGGCTCGGCGGCAGCCGTGCTGGCGCTGTACCTATTCAGCCCGTTTACCGAGCGGCTTACGTGGTTTTTGGCGCATCTGGCCTTGTTGTCGTTGGCATACTCGTGGCCGGTGCTGCCCGGGCGCAACGGCGGCCGCCGGCGGGGCCTGCGCGATATACCCGGCCTGAAAACGCTGCTCATCGGCTACGTGTGGAGTGCGGTTACGGTGTGGTTGCCGGCGCTGTGCCTGGGTCAGCCCGTGGGTACCCTGCCTGTTTGGCTGCTGTTCGTGCGCCGCTTTTTTTTCATCCTGGCCATTGCACTGGTATTCGACCTGCGCGACGTAAGCCGCGACCGGCGCGCGGGCACGGCCACGTTGCCGGTGCTGCTGGGCTATGAGCGCGGCCGCTACGTGGCCCTAGGTTGCGTAATGACCTCGGCTGCTTTGGCGCTGCCGGGGCTGCCGCTGGCCGGGCAACTGGTGCTGGCCGTTCCTACATTGCTCACCGCACTCGTGGTGTGGTTTGCCGAAGAGGCTCGCTCCGACTACTACTTCGCCCTGTTGGCCGACGGCTTGCTGCTGGTGCAGGCCGCGGCGTTGTTGCTGGCTGCTACCTGGGCGGGCACCTAG